From a single Deinococcus radiotolerans genomic region:
- a CDS encoding EVE domain-containing protein, translating to MRFWLLKSEPDVFGFADLVRVGREPWNGVRNYQARNFLREMREGDLCLFYHSNARPAGVAGVARVCRAAYADDLQFKPDSKYFDPKSSVDAPRWSMVDVEPLIAFPQVVSLDALRGMAEWEASALTRRGSRLSVLPVEPEAFWATLDAAGLSLDEVAGLS from the coding sequence ATGCGTTTCTGGCTGTTGAAATCGGAGCCCGACGTGTTCGGCTTCGCGGATCTGGTGCGGGTGGGGCGGGAGCCGTGGAATGGCGTGCGGAATTATCAGGCGCGGAATTTCCTGCGGGAGATGCGTGAGGGGGATCTTTGCCTCTTCTACCATTCGAATGCGAGACCGGCGGGCGTGGCGGGCGTGGCGCGGGTGTGCCGCGCGGCGTACGCGGATGATCTGCAGTTCAAGCCGGACAGCAAGTATTTCGATCCGAAGTCCAGCGTGGACGCGCCGCGCTGGAGCATGGTGGATGTGGAGCCGCTGATCGCGTTTCCGCAGGTGGTGTCCCTGGATGCGCTGCGGGGCATGGCCGAGTGGGAGGCTTCGGCGCTGACGCGCCGGGGTTCGCGTCTGAGTGTGCTGCCGGTGGAGCCTGAGGCGTTCTGGGCGACGCTGGACGCGGCGGGCCTGAGTCTGGATGAGGTGGCGGGTCTCAGCTGA
- a CDS encoding 1-acyl-sn-glycerol-3-phosphate acyltransferase, which produces MSALWPGRRHTLFSRLALAALRLSGWTPVLAPPPGPKVVGAVAPHTHNADFWPGIMFKFATRAPIHFVAKHQLFTFPVGIFMRAVGGLPVDRRRAGGNFVDGVVALIDKESEIMLVVAPEGTRSRGEYWRTGFYYMALEANVPIAVTVLDWGRKQVGVTGYVTPTGNIEADFALIREMLRDVRGHTPANETPAVPRPVSEGGPSKG; this is translated from the coding sequence ATGTCTGCTCTCTGGCCCGGTCGCCGTCACACCCTGTTCTCCCGTCTGGCGCTCGCGGCGCTGCGCCTGTCGGGCTGGACGCCGGTCCTGGCCCCCCCGCCCGGCCCGAAGGTGGTGGGCGCGGTCGCGCCACACACCCATAACGCGGACTTCTGGCCCGGCATCATGTTCAAGTTCGCCACGCGCGCCCCGATCCATTTCGTGGCGAAGCACCAGCTGTTCACGTTCCCGGTGGGGATTTTCATGCGCGCCGTGGGCGGTCTGCCCGTGGATCGCCGCCGCGCCGGGGGGAACTTCGTGGACGGCGTGGTCGCCCTGATCGACAAGGAATCGGAAATCATGCTGGTCGTCGCGCCGGAGGGGACGCGCAGCCGCGGCGAATACTGGCGCACCGGCTTTTACTACATGGCGCTGGAGGCGAACGTGCCGATTGCCGTGACCGTCCTCGACTGGGGCCGCAAGCAGGTGGGCGTGACCGGGTACGTGACGCCCACCGGGAACATCGAGGCGGACTTCGCCCTGATCCGCGAGATGCTGCGTGACGTGCGGGGCCACACGCCCGCGAACGAGACGCCAGCCGTCCCGCGACCAGTCTCTGAGGGTGGCCCAAGCAAGGGCTGA
- a CDS encoding GNAT family N-acetyltransferase: MTYRIETAPDEARSDQVVSGLVAFNQRESELIRRRFEEPHLRPVPLVAYALTAGGELLGGGAARAVPLWQWVEIDELWVQDAARGQGIGAALLASLEAQARALGCRWSKLNTWDFQAPGFYKRQGYVTYATEEDYPPGHVNHLMRKTLG, encoded by the coding sequence ATGACCTACCGCATCGAGACCGCTCCGGATGAGGCCCGCTCGGATCAGGTGGTGTCCGGGCTGGTGGCGTTCAACCAGCGGGAGAGTGAACTGATCCGCCGCCGCTTTGAAGAGCCGCACCTGCGCCCCGTTCCGCTGGTCGCGTACGCCCTGACGGCAGGGGGCGAGCTGCTGGGCGGCGGCGCGGCGCGGGCGGTGCCGCTGTGGCAGTGGGTGGAGATCGACGAGCTGTGGGTGCAGGACGCCGCGCGCGGTCAGGGAATCGGCGCGGCGCTCCTGGCGAGCCTGGAGGCGCAGGCGCGTGCGCTGGGGTGCCGCTGGTCGAAGCTGAACACCTGGGACTTTCAGGCGCCGGGCTTCTACAAGCGGCAGGGGTACGTGACGTACGCCACCGAGGAGGACTATCCGCCGGGGCATGTGAATCACCTGATGCGCAAGACGCTGGGGTGA
- a CDS encoding ABC transporter ATP-binding protein produces the protein MGTERAAPAPVVALEARGLVKDFRGFRATNDVNLQIHDGEIHAIIGPNGAGKTTLFNLLSGFLKPTAGEVRLFGERVDTLRPFEIVRRGLSRSFQISSVFPTLSVRENVLVALQSPTPLPHRFWVPLSRLESLGERADAILADVGLGGMPDRLAADLSHGEKRQLEIGISMTQDPRVLLLDEPTSGMGSEGIARVIALVRQVARGRTVVLVEHNMSVVAELADRITVLQYGSVLASGRYEDVRRDPRVIEAYLGEDGGHA, from the coding sequence ATGGGAACGGAACGGGCGGCACCCGCGCCCGTCGTGGCGCTGGAAGCCCGGGGTCTGGTCAAGGACTTCCGGGGGTTCCGCGCCACGAACGACGTGAACCTGCAGATTCACGATGGGGAGATTCACGCAATCATCGGCCCGAACGGGGCCGGAAAGACCACCTTGTTCAATCTGCTGTCGGGCTTCCTGAAACCCACGGCGGGCGAGGTGCGCCTGTTCGGCGAGCGGGTGGACACCCTGCGGCCCTTCGAGATCGTGCGCCGGGGCCTGTCCCGCTCGTTTCAGATCAGTTCGGTGTTTCCCACCCTGAGCGTGCGGGAGAACGTGCTGGTGGCGCTCCAGTCGCCCACGCCGCTCCCGCACCGGTTCTGGGTGCCGCTCTCGCGGCTGGAATCGCTGGGCGAGCGGGCGGACGCGATCCTCGCGGACGTGGGCCTGGGCGGCATGCCGGACCGGCTGGCGGCGGACCTGAGCCACGGGGAAAAACGGCAGCTGGAGATCGGGATCTCCATGACGCAGGACCCCCGCGTGCTGCTGCTGGACGAACCGACGTCCGGCATGGGCTCGGAGGGCATCGCGCGGGTGATCGCGCTCGTGCGGCAGGTGGCGCGCGGGCGGACGGTGGTGCTCGTGGAACACAACATGAGTGTCGTGGCGGAACTCGCCGACCGCATCACGGTGTTGCAGTACGGGTCGGTGCTCGCCAGTGGACGCTACGAGGACGTGCGGCGCGACCCGCGCGTGATCGAGGCGTACCTGGGTGAGGACGGGGGGCACGCGTGA
- the nrdR gene encoding transcriptional regulator NrdR, which produces MRCPYCSAPDSKVVNSRPSDDGASIRRRRECLNCARRFTTYERAQLEPLMVVKRSGPREAFNPDKLLRGLVLATEKRPVDQDLLRAFAYGFEDDVQASEIRSEEIGRRAMTFLRPLDDVAYIRFASVYRDFDSLERFIEEIRGLKDEQ; this is translated from the coding sequence ATGAGATGCCCGTACTGCTCGGCGCCGGACAGCAAGGTCGTGAACTCCCGGCCCAGCGACGACGGGGCCAGCATCCGCCGCCGCCGCGAGTGCCTGAACTGCGCCCGGCGCTTCACCACCTACGAACGCGCGCAGCTGGAACCGCTGATGGTCGTCAAGCGCAGCGGCCCGCGCGAGGCGTTCAACCCGGACAAACTGCTGCGCGGCCTAGTCCTGGCCACCGAGAAACGCCCCGTGGATCAGGACCTGCTGCGCGCCTTCGCGTACGGCTTCGAGGACGACGTGCAGGCCAGCGAGATCCGCAGCGAGGAGATCGGCCGCCGCGCCATGACCTTCCTGCGCCCCCTGGACGACGTGGCATACATCCGCTTCGCGAGCGTGTACCGCGACTTCGACAGCCTGGAACGCTTCATCGAGGAGATCCGCGGCCTGAAAGACGAGCAGTAA
- a CDS encoding O-antigen ligase family protein: protein MLTSRAAPVLYAAGLFATAVFAPIPGLSVVANGVVALLLGVYLGFMRERLDRVTLALCLLLLPHLLWVGVSYFWSVDRDLAYVAFVATVTSILTCVTALLLSRCLPRSRVVHLSLLLALVTHMAFAARQYLETPYLRLSGITENANLLAFILLCLWFLYALLDDVHPAWRQWWVPLLIFVTTLPVVLATASKKAIPGFLMVAVALGWRHRRSKRQVAVVVGTLVGAALLAATLSSVNVQSQLEDLQKLRITRRFEEFLTGNASDDMRYEMIREASVMFFQRPLTGYGMQSFSVLGAFGTYSHNTFWELLASLGVVGTVTFLLPLLGSPLLVRYNRTAALLIVFLLFWSWGAVVFDLKIYWWVLGTLLGSFPARAPAALPVRATAVTAEPT, encoded by the coding sequence GTGCTCACATCCCGCGCTGCTCCCGTCCTGTACGCCGCTGGCCTGTTCGCCACCGCGGTCTTCGCGCCCATCCCGGGGCTATCGGTGGTGGCCAACGGCGTGGTCGCGCTGCTGCTGGGCGTGTACCTGGGGTTCATGCGGGAGCGGCTGGACCGCGTGACGCTCGCGCTGTGCCTGCTGCTGCTGCCGCACCTGCTGTGGGTGGGCGTGTCGTACTTCTGGTCGGTGGACCGGGACCTGGCGTACGTGGCGTTCGTGGCGACCGTCACGTCCATCCTGACCTGCGTGACGGCGCTGCTGCTCAGCCGCTGCCTGCCACGCAGCCGGGTGGTGCACCTGAGCCTGCTGCTGGCGCTGGTCACGCACATGGCGTTCGCTGCACGGCAGTACCTGGAAACGCCGTACCTGCGCCTGTCGGGCATCACGGAGAACGCGAACCTGCTGGCGTTCATTCTGCTGTGCCTGTGGTTCCTGTACGCGCTGCTCGATGACGTGCACCCGGCGTGGCGGCAGTGGTGGGTGCCGCTGCTGATCTTCGTGACCACGCTGCCGGTCGTGCTGGCCACGGCCTCCAAGAAGGCCATTCCGGGCTTCCTGATGGTGGCCGTGGCGCTGGGGTGGCGGCACCGCCGCTCGAAACGGCAGGTGGCGGTGGTGGTGGGCACCCTGGTTGGCGCGGCGCTGCTGGCGGCGACGCTGTCGTCCGTGAACGTGCAGTCCCAGCTCGAAGACCTTCAGAAGCTGCGCATCACGCGCCGCTTCGAGGAGTTCCTGACCGGGAACGCCAGTGACGACATGCGCTACGAGATGATCCGCGAGGCCAGCGTGATGTTCTTCCAGCGGCCCCTGACGGGCTACGGCATGCAGTCGTTCTCGGTCCTGGGCGCGTTCGGCACGTACTCGCACAACACCTTCTGGGAGCTGCTGGCCAGTCTGGGCGTCGTGGGGACCGTGACGTTCCTGCTGCCGCTGCTGGGCTCGCCGCTGCTGGTGCGCTACAACCGAACGGCGGCGCTGCTGATCGTGTTCCTGCTGTTCTGGAGCTGGGGGGCGGTGGTGTTCGACCTGAAGATCTACTGGTGGGTGCTGGGCACGCTGCTGGGGTCCTTCCCGGCGCGCGCGCCGGCCGCTCTGCCCGTGCGGGCCACGGCGGTCACGGCCGAACCCACCTGA
- a CDS encoding branched-chain amino acid ABC transporter permease, which yields MFNGLVNGAFYALLSLGLAVIFGMLRIVNFMHGALYMLGAFAAFALGQLLGLGFWPSLILAPLLVGLLGVVLERGLLSRLYGLEPSYNLLLTFGLTLLTQDLVKQVMLSRFAVSSAPYSPPEVLSGVVNLGFVVFPKYRLFVIALSLVVCLVTWFVIEKTRVGAIIRASTENPVVTRAFGINVSLWVTGVFAVGAALAGLAGVLAAPIYSVEPYMGAELIITTFAVVVIGGMGSILGSVVTGFAVGVLAAVGAAVYPPIANTLVFILMALVLLVRPSGLFGLPEGAR from the coding sequence GTGTTCAACGGGCTGGTGAACGGCGCGTTCTACGCGCTGCTGTCGCTGGGCCTCGCGGTGATCTTTGGGATGCTGCGGATCGTGAATTTCATGCACGGCGCGCTGTACATGCTGGGCGCGTTCGCGGCCTTCGCGCTGGGGCAGCTGCTGGGCCTGGGCTTCTGGCCGTCGCTGATTCTGGCGCCGCTGCTGGTGGGCCTGCTGGGCGTGGTGCTGGAGCGCGGGCTGCTGTCGCGGCTGTACGGGCTGGAACCCAGTTACAACCTGCTGCTGACGTTCGGCCTGACGCTGCTCACGCAGGATCTGGTGAAGCAGGTCATGCTGAGCCGTTTCGCGGTGTCGAGCGCGCCGTACTCGCCGCCCGAGGTGCTGTCGGGCGTGGTGAACCTGGGCTTCGTGGTGTTCCCGAAGTACCGCCTGTTCGTGATTGCCCTGTCGCTGGTCGTGTGCCTGGTCACGTGGTTCGTGATCGAGAAGACCCGCGTGGGCGCGATCATCCGCGCCAGCACGGAGAATCCGGTCGTGACGCGGGCGTTCGGCATTAACGTGAGCCTGTGGGTGACGGGCGTGTTCGCGGTGGGCGCGGCGCTGGCCGGGCTGGCGGGCGTGCTGGCCGCGCCGATCTACTCGGTCGAGCCGTACATGGGCGCGGAGCTGATCATCACGACGTTCGCGGTGGTCGTGATCGGCGGGATGGGCAGCATCCTGGGCTCGGTCGTCACGGGCTTCGCGGTGGGCGTGCTGGCGGCGGTGGGCGCGGCGGTGTACCCGCCGATTGCGAACACGCTGGTGTTCATCCTGATGGCGCTGGTGCTGCTGGTGCGGCCCAGTGGCCTGTTTGGCCTGCCTGAGGGGGCGCGGTGA
- a CDS encoding SDR family NAD(P)-dependent oxidoreductase — MTQHTPIAAVPAHTPVGEVLAGQVIAVTGADQGYGRTVSAALARAGASVVLIGNNSETLAAAASQLEHAGGTAVPIKADVGVPLDWLSAQTRILDIYGSLHGIVHLADKRAHAEFTMLSENEWMDLFNCNVKSSVAIAQIIRRRLPGTWLTIIGPHTDERGLHVHPQRGAIQGLVEHAHREDLRLNLLLPSRASSSDDTLDRPLSNAVMALAAPGMAPLRGNVIQVPLPPVPKIRVQEDYPL, encoded by the coding sequence ATGACCCAGCACACCCCCATCGCTGCCGTGCCCGCGCACACCCCCGTCGGTGAAGTGCTGGCCGGCCAGGTGATCGCCGTCACCGGGGCGGACCAGGGGTACGGGCGCACCGTCAGCGCCGCCCTGGCCCGCGCCGGGGCCAGCGTCGTCCTCATCGGCAACAACAGCGAGACCCTCGCCGCCGCCGCCAGCCAGCTCGAACACGCCGGCGGCACCGCCGTGCCCATCAAGGCCGACGTGGGCGTCCCCCTGGACTGGCTGAGCGCCCAGACCCGCATCCTCGACATCTACGGCAGCCTGCACGGCATCGTGCACCTCGCCGACAAACGCGCCCACGCCGAGTTCACCATGCTCAGCGAGAACGAATGGATGGACCTGTTCAACTGCAACGTGAAAAGCAGCGTCGCCATCGCGCAGATCATCCGCCGCCGCCTGCCCGGCACGTGGCTGACCATCATCGGCCCCCACACCGACGAGCGCGGCCTGCACGTCCACCCGCAGCGCGGCGCCATCCAGGGCCTCGTGGAACACGCCCACCGCGAGGACCTGCGCCTGAACCTGCTGCTGCCCTCACGCGCCAGCAGCAGCGACGACACCCTGGACCGCCCGCTGTCCAACGCCGTCATGGCCCTCGCCGCGCCCGGCATGGCCCCCCTGCGCGGCAACGTCATTCAGGTGCCCCTCCCCCCCGTGCCGAAGATCCGCGTGCAGGAGGACTACCCCCTGTGA
- a CDS encoding ABC transporter ATP-binding protein, whose product MTPLLSVQDLNAFYGQSHVLRGVTLHVNPGEVVSLIGRNGAGKTTTLKSVMGVLRSRTGQITFGGQDISRLPSNRVAAQGLAWVPEERAILSTLTVRENLELPPSRPGGWSTERIYDAFPVLRERGHHPGSKLSGGEQQMLAMVRVLRAGPKLLLLDEPSEGLAPVIVQRIGEIIDTLRQSGMAVLLVEQNLKFASRLADRHYVFVDGQIVDEVPREQVEARRDDLLRYLSV is encoded by the coding sequence GTGACGCCGCTGCTGTCCGTGCAGGATCTGAACGCCTTCTACGGCCAGAGTCACGTACTGCGCGGCGTGACCCTGCACGTGAACCCGGGCGAGGTGGTCAGCCTGATCGGCCGCAACGGCGCCGGGAAGACCACCACGCTGAAGAGCGTGATGGGCGTGCTGCGCAGCCGCACGGGGCAGATCACGTTCGGCGGGCAGGACATCAGCCGCCTGCCCAGCAACCGCGTGGCGGCGCAGGGGCTGGCGTGGGTGCCGGAGGAACGCGCGATCCTGAGCACCCTGACGGTCCGCGAGAACCTTGAGTTGCCGCCCAGCCGTCCCGGAGGCTGGAGTACCGAGCGCATCTATGACGCGTTCCCGGTGCTGCGCGAGCGCGGGCATCACCCGGGCAGCAAGCTCTCGGGCGGCGAGCAGCAGATGCTGGCGATGGTGCGCGTGCTGCGCGCCGGGCCGAAGCTGCTGCTGCTGGACGAGCCCAGCGAGGGTCTGGCGCCCGTGATCGTGCAGCGCATCGGCGAGATCATCGACACGCTGCGCCAGAGCGGCATGGCGGTGCTGCTGGTCGAGCAGAACCTGAAGTTCGCCTCGCGCCTCGCGGACCGGCATTACGTGTTCGTGGACGGGCAGATCGTGGACGAGGTGCCACGCGAGCAGGTCGAGGCCCGCCGGGACGACCTGCTGCGCTACCTCAGCGTGTAA
- a CDS encoding branched-chain amino acid ABC transporter permease has translation MSAVSKLGATRDPARVTRAAWLIGLGVILLVLPHLIYPVLALDILAWGLFAVAFDLLFGFSGLLSFGHAAFWGTSAYLTAFLLGHGQSVPVAIAGGTLGALALAVPVAFLSVRSSGIYFSMITLAFAQMVSFLALQWTDLTGGENGLQGFARPSLLGLDFSDAQVRYYVCLVLFTLGFGVAYRAVRSPFGQAQQAVRDSEQRAQSVGYNPARFKFTAFLLSAGLAGLAGAMYTFGHGVVSLEVVNWRTSGEVVMMTLLGGTTTLFGPVIGAGLVLLLRDVLTTANLPVGIVTGVVFVLVVLFFRRGVVGTLQHWLRRR, from the coding sequence GTGAGCGCCGTCTCGAAACTGGGGGCCACGCGCGATCCGGCCCGCGTGACCCGCGCCGCGTGGCTGATCGGCCTGGGCGTCATTCTGCTGGTGCTGCCGCACCTGATCTACCCGGTGCTGGCGCTGGACATCCTGGCCTGGGGGCTGTTCGCGGTGGCGTTCGACCTGCTGTTCGGCTTCAGCGGCCTGCTGTCGTTCGGGCACGCGGCGTTCTGGGGCACCAGCGCGTACCTCACGGCGTTCCTGCTGGGGCACGGCCAGAGCGTCCCGGTCGCCATCGCGGGCGGGACGCTGGGCGCGCTGGCGCTGGCGGTTCCGGTGGCGTTCCTCAGCGTGCGCTCCAGCGGCATCTATTTCAGCATGATCACGCTGGCGTTCGCGCAGATGGTGTCCTTCCTGGCCCTACAGTGGACGGACCTGACCGGCGGCGAGAACGGGCTACAGGGCTTCGCGCGGCCCAGCCTGCTGGGCCTGGATTTCAGTGACGCGCAGGTGCGGTACTACGTGTGCCTTGTGCTGTTCACACTGGGCTTCGGCGTGGCGTACCGCGCGGTGCGCAGTCCCTTCGGGCAGGCGCAGCAGGCGGTGCGCGACAGCGAGCAGCGCGCGCAGAGCGTCGGGTACAATCCCGCGCGCTTCAAGTTCACGGCGTTCCTGCTGAGCGCCGGGCTGGCCGGACTGGCGGGCGCGATGTATACCTTCGGGCACGGCGTGGTCAGCCTGGAGGTCGTGAACTGGCGCACGTCCGGCGAGGTCGTCATGATGACCCTGCTGGGCGGCACCACCACCCTGTTCGGCCCGGTGATCGGCGCGGGTCTGGTGCTGCTGCTGCGGGACGTGCTGACCACCGCGAACCTCCCGGTGGGCATCGTGACGGGCGTGGTGTTCGTGCTGGTGGTGCTGTTCTTCCGCCGGGGCGTGGTGGGCACGCTGCAACACTGGCTGCGCCGCCGCTGA
- the dnaB gene encoding replicative DNA helicase — MELTPRVPPHSNDAEISVLGSILLDNDTLNSLGDTVTPEMFYREGHRKIFTAMRTLQERGEPVDLVTLSEDLRVKGMLDEVGGLTYLIGLSDQVPTAAYAEHYARIVQEKATLRSLISASGKAMQLAYEAQLPLEDLLDRAEKMIFEVAEQKKKGEAFQAMNEVVTETFEYITLLHQNKGIPDGVSTGFRDLDEQISGLQKGSLNVLAARPSMGKTAFALSIAQNVALRGEKAVAVFSLEMPAVQLALRMLCSEARVDMNRIRSGQLNERDFERLAHAAGRLADAPMIIDDEADLTLNNLRSKLRRIAAQHGRLGLVVIDYLQLMSGGKSNGGSDNRQQEISTISRGLKGLAREMEVPIIVLSQLSRAVEQRPNHRPMLSDLRESGAIEQDADIVMFIYRDEYYNKETDQQGIAEIIVGKQRNGPVGTVKLQFHSAHVRFNDLAPEGV; from the coding sequence TTGGAACTCACGCCACGCGTTCCGCCGCACAGCAACGACGCTGAAATCAGCGTGCTGGGCAGCATTCTGCTGGACAACGACACCCTGAACAGCCTGGGCGACACCGTCACGCCCGAGATGTTCTACCGCGAGGGGCACCGCAAGATCTTCACCGCCATGCGCACCTTGCAGGAGCGCGGCGAGCCGGTGGACCTGGTGACGCTCAGCGAGGACCTGCGCGTCAAGGGCATGCTGGACGAGGTCGGGGGGCTGACGTACCTGATCGGCCTGTCGGATCAGGTGCCGACCGCCGCGTACGCCGAGCATTACGCGCGCATCGTGCAGGAGAAGGCCACGCTGCGGTCCCTGATCAGCGCGTCTGGCAAGGCCATGCAGCTGGCCTATGAGGCGCAGCTGCCGCTGGAGGACCTGCTGGACCGCGCCGAGAAGATGATCTTCGAGGTCGCCGAGCAGAAGAAGAAGGGTGAGGCGTTCCAGGCGATGAACGAGGTCGTCACGGAGACCTTCGAGTACATCACGCTGCTGCATCAGAACAAGGGCATCCCAGACGGCGTGAGTACCGGCTTCCGTGACCTGGACGAGCAGATCTCGGGGTTGCAGAAGGGCAGCCTGAACGTGCTGGCGGCGCGTCCGTCGATGGGGAAGACGGCGTTCGCGCTGTCCATCGCGCAGAACGTGGCGCTGCGCGGCGAGAAGGCCGTCGCGGTGTTCAGCCTGGAAATGCCCGCGGTGCAGCTGGCGCTGCGCATGCTGTGCAGCGAGGCGCGCGTGGACATGAACCGCATCCGGTCCGGGCAGCTGAACGAGCGGGACTTCGAGCGCCTAGCGCACGCGGCCGGACGACTGGCCGACGCGCCCATGATCATCGACGACGAGGCGGACCTGACGCTGAACAACCTGCGCAGCAAGCTGAGGCGGATCGCGGCGCAGCACGGGCGGCTGGGACTGGTCGTCATCGACTACCTGCAGCTGATGTCCGGCGGCAAGAGCAACGGCGGGTCTGACAACCGCCAGCAGGAGATCAGCACCATCTCGCGTGGCCTCAAGGGCCTGGCGCGTGAGATGGAGGTGCCGATCATCGTGCTGTCGCAGCTGTCGCGCGCCGTCGAGCAGCGCCCCAACCACCGCCCGATGCTGTCGGACCTGCGTGAGTCGGGTGCGATCGAGCAGGACGCGGACATCGTGATGTTCATCTACCGCGACGAGTACTACAACAAGGAAACGGATCAGCAGGGCATCGCGGAGATCATTGTCGGCAAGCAGCGCAACGGGCCGGTCGGTACGGTGAAGTTGCAGTTCCACAGCGCGCACGTCCGCTTCAACGACCTGGCGCCGGAGGGCGTGTAA
- a CDS encoding ABC transporter substrate-binding protein — protein sequence MNKTRTAILALTALLLAPAASAQSLSDGGIKVGVLTDLSGVYSELSGQGSVKAAQMAAEDFMKANRAYAGKVSVIGVDHQNKADVAGNKAAEMIDRQNVDMLVDMPTSSAALAATEVARQKKTIAMVVTGATTALTNEKCNKYTFHYAYDNYMLANGTGTAVTKRGGNSWYIIYPNYAFGQDLNRQMVAAVQENGGKLAAPSDATPFPNTDFSSYLLKAQSVRPKIFGTMQAGNDLVNVVKQYNEFGLKKQGIGLGIGLLFETDVAALGQDAFAGAIATVPWFWNFDARSRQWAGRFEKAFGKKPTWAQAGVYSATLQYLNAVARAKTDNSDAVVKALEGYAFDDFFARNATIRPQDHRVILDVQVVQVKGKSESKEAGDIYKRLNTIPAAKAFMPLSENKCRM from the coding sequence ATGAACAAGACCCGCACCGCCATCCTGGCCCTGACCGCCCTGCTCCTCGCCCCTGCCGCCTCGGCCCAGTCCCTGTCCGACGGGGGCATCAAGGTGGGCGTCCTGACCGACCTGTCCGGCGTGTACTCCGAGCTGTCCGGCCAGGGCAGCGTGAAGGCCGCTCAGATGGCCGCCGAGGACTTCATGAAAGCGAACCGCGCGTACGCCGGGAAGGTCAGCGTCATCGGCGTGGACCACCAGAACAAGGCGGACGTGGCCGGCAACAAGGCCGCCGAGATGATCGACCGGCAGAACGTGGACATGCTGGTGGACATGCCGACCAGCAGCGCCGCGCTGGCCGCCACCGAGGTCGCCCGGCAGAAAAAGACCATTGCCATGGTCGTGACCGGCGCCACCACCGCCCTGACGAACGAGAAGTGCAACAAGTACACCTTCCACTACGCGTACGACAACTACATGCTCGCCAACGGCACCGGCACCGCCGTCACCAAACGCGGTGGGAACAGCTGGTACATCATCTACCCCAACTACGCGTTCGGGCAGGACCTGAACCGGCAAATGGTGGCGGCCGTGCAGGAGAACGGCGGGAAGCTGGCCGCGCCCAGCGACGCCACGCCCTTCCCGAACACCGACTTCAGCTCGTACCTGCTGAAGGCGCAGAGCGTGCGGCCCAAGATCTTCGGGACGATGCAGGCCGGGAACGATCTCGTGAACGTCGTCAAGCAGTACAACGAGTTCGGCCTGAAGAAGCAGGGCATCGGCCTGGGCATCGGCCTGCTGTTTGAGACGGACGTGGCCGCGCTGGGCCAGGACGCGTTCGCGGGCGCGATTGCCACCGTGCCGTGGTTCTGGAACTTCGACGCGCGCTCCCGCCAGTGGGCCGGCCGCTTCGAGAAGGCCTTCGGGAAGAAACCCACCTGGGCGCAGGCGGGCGTGTACTCCGCGACCCTGCAGTACCTGAACGCCGTGGCTCGCGCCAAGACCGACAACAGCGACGCGGTCGTCAAGGCGCTTGAGGGCTACGCCTTCGATGACTTCTTCGCGCGTAACGCCACGATCCGCCCGCAGGACCACCGCGTGATCCTCGACGTGCAGGTCGTGCAGGTCAAGGGCAAGAGCGAATCCAAGGAGGCCGGGGACATCTACAAGCGCCTGAACACCATTCCCGCCGCGAAGGCCTTCATGCCCCTGAGCGAGAACAAGTGCCGCATGTGA
- a CDS encoding NUDIX hydrolase: MAEEQVKAGQQGAQRRRRRRRGNGAAQARPGQVTNTTATPVPAAPSKRGQKRPLADPRIGVGCIVLRGDEILLVRERGRWSLPKGGLEAGELVQDGARRETFEETGLIVELRDLAFIVEFQAVTWGHHLQFFYTGREVGGKLEPRDPDRDVQEARFVPIRQLREFIRFRPRLVALETWLRERRPRHFVFNLDKEPAMLRKRRRVGEPGPTARAPEPEFSDEPDL, translated from the coding sequence ATGGCGGAAGAACAGGTCAAGGCCGGGCAGCAGGGCGCGCAGCGCCGCCGTCGCCGCCGACGTGGGAACGGCGCGGCGCAGGCGCGGCCCGGGCAGGTCACGAACACGACCGCCACGCCCGTTCCGGCGGCGCCCAGCAAACGCGGGCAGAAGCGGCCCCTGGCCGACCCGCGCATCGGCGTGGGCTGCATCGTGCTGCGCGGGGACGAGATCCTGCTGGTGCGTGAGCGGGGCCGCTGGTCGCTGCCCAAGGGCGGCCTGGAGGCCGGGGAGCTCGTGCAGGACGGCGCACGGCGCGAGACCTTTGAGGAGACCGGCTTGATCGTGGAACTGCGGGACCTGGCGTTCATCGTGGAATTCCAGGCGGTCACGTGGGGCCATCACCTGCAGTTCTTCTACACCGGGCGCGAGGTGGGCGGAAAGCTGGAACCGCGCGATCCGGACCGGGACGTGCAGGAGGCGCGTTTCGTGCCGATCCGGCAGCTGCGGGAGTTCATCCGGTTCCGGCCGCGGCTGGTGGCGCTGGAGACGTGGCTGCGCGAGCGGCGCCCGCGGCACTTCGTGTTCAACCTGGACAAGGAACCCGCGATGCTGCGCAAGCGCCGCCGGGTGGGCGAGCCCGGGCCGACCGCGCGCGCGCCGGAGCCGGAATTCTCGGACGAACCGGACCTGTAA